The nucleotide window ttggaagaatttttttttttgcctcaaACATAATAAGCAAACATGCACTAAACAATTTGTATCAATCccatagaatttttaattttaatactaaaatactaatttaatatattagtccacattttataatttaaagaaaaggaaaaaggggAAGTGGCATTGATTGACCTGTACGTCCTGGGCGTTGACGTCAAGGTGATCGGCGATGAGGAAACGGAAGCGGGAAGAGTCCAAGTTGGTGCCGGAGCCGATGACGCGGTTGGAGGGGAAGCCGGAGAGCTTCCACGCGACGTAGGTGAGGACGTCGACGGGGTTGGAAACGATGAGGAGAGTTGTGTCGGGGGAGTAACGGACGAGAGGGGGAATAATGGCGCGGAAGAGGGAGAGGTTCCTCTGGAGGAGGTTGAGGCGTGACTCGCCGGAGATCTGGCGGGCGCCGGCGGTGACGATGCAGAGGTCGGAGCCGGCGGTGACGGAGGAGTCGGCGGAGGCGTGGATCTTGGTGCGGGGGAGGAAGGCGGCGGCGTGCTGGAGGTCGAGCATCTCGCCGCGGAGCTTGTCGGAGTTGGTGTCGACGAGGACGAGCTCGTCGGTGAGGTCCTGAGTGAGGATGGTCTGCGCGATGGCCATTCCCACGTTGCCGGCGCCGATGACGGAGATCTTGTTGTGGCGCTTGGTCGGGGAGGGAGGGGCGGCGTTGTTTATGGGCCTGAAGAAGGCCTGGGAGAGGTCCAGGCCACCCGGGCCCAACGTGGAATCTGAAGAGCTCTTGTGCATGATGAagattgttattgttgttgcagACAAGGGAAGAAGAGGGTGGATTTTATAATAGATAGAGCGTGTGTTGAGGCTAATACTGTGGTCTGTGGAAGGAAGGGAAGAAGAGCGGTTTTGGACTAAACAAGAGCTGAAGGAAGAATTGCACCAAACCACTTCAAACTTCAAAGAGGAAAGTACCCATGCCATTTGCTGCTAGTACTAAACCCAATAGttcctatttttttcattttaaataaacaaatggaataatagttttttttttttaaatatgttttgctTCCCACAAgatttaaaaagtattaattttttttttataaaaaaatatattaatttaatctctgtaaaaataaaatatatttttttctaatcttTAGTGATAATTCCATGATAGTAAATTGATGTTTTGTgggaatttttaaatatattttatcctaatttattttacgaaaatcaATATTactaaaatacaaacaaaggGTTGGCTGGGTAGGTAGTATTTTCTTAACGACGGTATGCCAGTATTTAGTTATTTAGTAATTGTATATaattgagtaaaaaaataattatatacatatcAATTAACTTTTAGcctctcaatttttttagattttaatttttacttccttaaaaaaatttatgtaacttttagtcttttgttaattttttttttttagtaattttaatccttctaaaaagttatttatttttagtttcttatttaattttactgTTCAAAATTAgtctttttgttaatttttagttcactatttattttatatttgagactatttttgaataataaatataaattaaaaattagaaatggacaaaaaaatgttagaagaactaaaaataataaggaaaaattaatgaaggattaaaaattgataaaaatattttaagggacagaaattataatatgaagaaaattaaagattaaaaaccTAGTTAACCTTGTATCCCTGTATGTACAAATGTAAGTTGAAACTGAATTCACACGTTTTTAGACGAACAAAATCacgattagaataaaaaaatttaacagttAATGCTAATAATCAGGATTAAATTCCATTAAAtgcttctcttaaaaaaaagagaaatgttaATATAACCTAATAGCATTAAGAagtaaaagtgaaaagaaatattaaaaattatcattaatgcaTATCTATTATAATGTTCAATGCATTTttaatgtgatttttaatattaaaaaaaactattttgagtTCTTTAACCCATATATACTAacaagtaataatgtttttggattCACGTTCACATATTATAATATTCACATTCACCTAATTCAAACGTGAATCACATAGCCAAATTTTAGTTACTATTGGTGCATCTTGATTAGAAAACTTGGTCAAACTTAGATCATGTTAATCCAAACACCCACCTTCGAGAATGTTTGGTATCATTGGAATTTTTTTACGCTTGAAAATCACTATTCCTAATATTTACcacaacttttaattaattatctcatgaaatgatttaataaaaaataatgtaatattttacctaattaaacttattttttaactcAGAAAATTCGgtaaaaaaattcctaaaaaacattgtttcttgatatgttatttttaaaaaaattaaatcaaataagaaaaactaACATTTCTAACTTAAGATTCCTGAGAAACTAAAAATTTGTCAAGTATCAAATGTATGATAAGAGTACTTACCAATTAGACGAATTTGTTGGGATGATTTGTggctctttaattttatttttcttgtttcaattaaaatattcaaatagaGAGTATAATATGCTAGTAGTTTCTTTAAGAAATACTAGTATTTGTGTTTATAtctctaaaaaaaagtatttgcaTTTATATGAATAAAACACCAAATCGGTTTCTATAATTGATGCAtaggattttgttttttttagaattaatactatcaattaatttggttctcaatattaaaaaataaaatttaattagtgaaaaaaattaacattatcaATGAATTTTCCCTTGATACtatattattatatcaaattatttaatataattcttaattttttcaatcattATTAATTAGATTCTTAAAGTTGgcaattatcatttaatttagtttttaacgTTACTAATCAAATTAACCGATATACGCCAAAATTGAttcttataaacaaaaatgtctttttcagtaattacaaaaactaaaatacgTTATTTGAATTGATTCTTTACTCCATTTGAGACTAGAAATCCGTGTTCTGACTTCTAAGGTTGGTACTTCGTGTTGATATTTGAAGTTTGAAACATTCACGCGTTCAATTCAAGACTTATTGGTGAATATATTTGTcggttaataaaaaatactcaatCAAGCTGCTAATGGAAATCTTTACTAGAACAAAAATGCCTAAAGAAACTTAAGTCTAACAAAAGAGATGTCTAAAGCATTAACAGCCCATATTGATATCGATATTCAACTCCCcattagagaagaaaaaagccAATAATGGAAATCTTTACTAGAACAAAAATGCCAGCACATAATTCAATTCCATagaaattcattaaattaaattaaacaatttaatagGTGATTTAAGTCGTTCTTTCACCTTATTTGAGATGTTGAGAGTATAGAAAgatgaataaatattatataaaaattaaaattattttaaccttatttttcatcttccaaacatcattttcatctttctttttccttctaatTTCTCTCTACCAAATAAGTTGTAAAAGAGTATCTCTATTGATCAGTGTTAATTTCTTTTGGAAGATATGTGATACTTATAAGTGAATTATTTCCTCCCAATAAGATTTTCTCCATATACATTAGACAGGATTCAACCTTTTAACCATATGTTTAAGGAAATTGGTCTCATTATTCTTGGGACCAACCACTTATTAGTATTCatagttgattttttatttgaaaatgtcTTATCCTAGTGTGCATGGTGACCCTCTTAAGGGCAATGGTCTCAAGTGTTGAAAAGATAATGATTCCAaattctcttcatttttttaatcatttttattaattattcttattattagcAATCATAGGAGGGTTCCTTTACCATTATGTATAAATGGTTTATTCTATTTGTGCTGATATGGTAAAGGGACacatttcatctttatttttgttctttagttatcaattcttttatttatcaCAAAGTAGAGCAACTTGGTAGCTTGCAAGGCTCATAACCTTGAGGTTGGAGGTTCAAATCCTGTCTCTACaacaatttgaatttgataaaaataagagttcactaaataaataaaaatgggcATTATACACAATCAATTCTATAGCATTTTTCTTAGTATGACTATTAAATACATAACTAAATAACTAAGTAGGGACGAATAACAAGATTTGAACTCGCGTCTTCTCCTTTGCAAAGAAAATTTTGACCATCCGATTATATCCACGTTTTTAATGTACTTGATATGTTGTTTTATTTGTATAGAGATCAGTCTGATAATCTATTAgagataattcaaaataaatgtatataatACATTATACATACTCTGTGACACTTCACTTAGTGACATTTTACTCAACATCCTTGTTAGTCAGAACTCATAAGCTTTTTGGGAAATTTCCTAGAAGGTCACTTATCTCATAACAACTCTAAGTCAAGCATCCTTAATTGTGAAGTTCTTAAGTGATAGTTTACAGAAAAGTAGATGCATCTTACTGGCATAGgtaaaatcaattaattcttttaaatcaTCCTTAATTGTACAATCATATACCTACACAGTCTTGGATCCTTTTCATTCTGGTGTGATTCGTTCGGGATGTTACAATGATGGTAGTAGTGGCCCTACCTCAGAAGATCTGATTATGATGGAAAATATGCATAAATTAAGGGGTGACTATGCTTGTGTTCAGGTTCCTAGGCCTTAAGACAACATTGATATGAAACTTTAGGATCTTGAATTAGGGGTTTAGGGTGttcctatttttattattagatatTTTTGTGATAAACATTCTAGTGTAGAATATTATAGGGGTGGCTAGTAGAATAATGCCTTATCTAATTATAGATTTGATTATTAAGTATTGTTTCAACTAAGTTCTGGTGAGCTGTGGCCGAGTTTCGATGAGTTGTCTACCATTCTCCTTTTGTTCCTTGTCTCAGCAAAATCTCTGATCTCCTAACCCGGTGTTGGGGGAAGTATCCGCAAAAAGGACTCTGACGATCAAGTCAGTTGGGTCCGAGGTGTTTATGTATCTGTGTATGATATGATTAAAACGTACcttgttgtgtttttttgggTCTATATATACACGTTTGACCTTGAGAAGGTTACACTGGCTAACTGATCCTCAAAGCGTCATGTGTGATTGTGAGGAGCTAGTGGTCACCACTAGTCGAGTAACTACCGAGTTCATGGGTTGTACGATACATAAGCTTCCCAAGCTTTGTGTTCATTATGAATTATAGAGTTTCATGTGTCGTCTGACCATGATGGAGACCCTAGTCTTTTGATCATCTGTCGAGTTCATGGGTTATACGATACATAAGCCCACCAGACTCGCATGATGGTTATTGCTGAGTTGAATAAATCGGGTAGATATGTTACGTGAGTTTaagatgaattttaattttccttATATATCATTGTTTTATACTTAGTGaatgttttctttgaaaaattgagGTTCGGATTTGACCTCTTGAGAAGTGGTTGAAAAAGCTGAGGTTTGGATTTGAGCTCTTGAGAAGTGCTTGAAAAAACTGAGGTTCGGATTCGACCTTTGGTCATTATTAACTAATCTCGACACATACTATTAAATAGGCTAGCGGATAACAAAATAGATGAACAAACATATAATTTGGGCAATGTATAGTGTAAAAGGATTTCATTGATGATTTAGTTCATAAGGGGTCATCCTTTTACATGGATACTTAGGTGTGC belongs to Glycine soja cultivar W05 chromosome 5, ASM419377v2, whole genome shotgun sequence and includes:
- the LOC114412155 gene encoding L-lactate dehydrogenase B-like produces the protein MAWVLSSLKFEVVWCNSSFSSCLVQNRSSSLPSTDHSISLNTRSIYYKIHPLLPLSATTITIFIMHKSSSDSTLGPGGLDLSQAFFRPINNAAPPSPTKRHNKISVIGAGNVGMAIAQTILTQDLTDELVLVDTNSDKLRGEMLDLQHAAAFLPRTKIHASADSSVTAGSDLCIVTAGARQISGESRLNLLQRNLSLFRAIIPPLVRYSPDTTLLIVSNPVDVLTYVAWKLSGFPSNRVIGSGTNLDSSRFRFLIADHLDVNAQDVQAYIVGEHGDSSVALWSSISIGGVPVLSFLENQQIVYEKETLENIHKSVIDSAYEVIKLKGYTSWAIGYSVANLARSFIRNQRKIHPVSVLAKGFYGIDGEVFLSLPAMIGRGGILGVTNVHLNEEETQRLRDSAKTILEVQTQLGI